Proteins from one Ranitomeya variabilis isolate aRanVar5 chromosome 1, aRanVar5.hap1, whole genome shotgun sequence genomic window:
- the LOC143805684 gene encoding molybdopterin synthase sulfur carrier subunit-like — protein sequence MTCEVVILYFAKSSELAGVRSENLTVPQEITSKELWEKIAALHPGLSAIKDHIVLAVRQEYVTIGDEVITLRPGDEIAVIPPISGG from the exons ATGACTTGTGAG gTGGTAATTCTGTATTTTGCCAAAAGTTCTGAACTAGCAGGGGTGCGTTCTGAAAACTTAACTGTGCCTCAAGAAATCACTTCCAAAGAACTCTGGGAGAAAATAGCAGCTCTGCATCCTGG GCTCTCTGCTATTAAAGATCACATTGTCCTCGCTGTGCGCCAGGAATATGTCACCATTGGCGATGAAGTTATAACTCTCCGTCCTGGGGATGAGATTGCAGTAATCCCCCCAATCAGTGGTGGGTAA
- the LOC143805675 gene encoding molybdopterin synthase catalytic subunit-like, whose amino-acid sequence MDEKSEEPQDFIRICTEKLSAEEVSQLVVSPSCGAVSIFVGTTRNNFEGRKVVHLEYEAYVPMAETEIKKILTDIRQKWPSVLHMAVYHRLGLVPITEASVVIAISSPHRDDSLDAVKFCINTLKTTVPIWKKEVYAEEGSSWKENKECFWTKREDK is encoded by the exons ATGGATGAAAAATCTGAGGAGCCTCAAGACTTCATCAGAATCTGTACAGAGAAGCTCTCTGCAGAGGAAGTGTCGCAGTTGGTGGTTTCACCCAGTTGCGGTGCTGTGTCCATTTTTGTAG ggacgacaAGGAACAATTTTGAAGGAAGGAAAGTCGTGCACCTCGAGTATGAAGCATATGTGCCCATGGCAGAAACGGAAATTAAGAAAATCCTGACTGATATCAGGCAGAAGTGGCCGTCTGTCCTGCACATGGCCGTGTACCACAGACTCGG cttggtCCCAATCACCGAAGCCAGCGTTGTCATAGCCATTTCCTCCCCTCACCGAGACGATTCCCTGGACGCCGTGAAGTTCTGTATCAATACATTAAAAACCACTGTGCCGATATGGAAGAAG GAGGTGTATGCAGAAGAAGGCTCCTCCTGGAAAGAAAATAAAGAATGTTTTTGGACAAAGAGAGAAGACAAATAA